The Penaeus chinensis breed Huanghai No. 1 chromosome 21, ASM1920278v2, whole genome shotgun sequence genome has a window encoding:
- the LOC125036364 gene encoding proteoglycan 4-like isoform X1, with protein MKVINGAKPKPKFMKKKKPKVKKVPKVQESLEAESGVVFISHLPHGFYDRELKAFFSQFGKLSRVSVPRSESTGTVCGYGYLEFHVPDVAKIAAKTMNGYLVKGKILKCEYVPKERVSEKMFPKQIYNGHNCPKAKRREEAIQKMNRVLSQDEKDKKMKRLKKNYAKKLRDLGKEGVIVALNGMPNHKQMLKRIKQEVMDPELKDSGPRTENIYLERIDWFEKKFQEVIDSGDKLDFEIKTAEVRKIRDKALVEALSPEQMETLKKQISSYKKQMKILQAEGKIRGDIIIDDVEETKRAETEESETEEAEEELDSESEVDDEESELGEENVPPLPEKRKRKRAMKTKESKAETSVKKAQSKGGNISVTATKAEIKKNEPLKGKKKKASKGKKKKGKKTKKALNGTLEEENETKQDAIVVEVDGSDDEIAFKTPPNMVKKFVKITPSSPANKIHTPEGKSTATEQSLVKSLFSKKKGLPSTPNKAEDILQAVTPQTVKLTPGAKKLGKKRKAEEITPSDTKEEPTAILKKTPKKNAKTPCTPSASSALDQVTEEPVSATATSVGENESVEAKTPKTTKTSVTPKKTPKASQKTPKKVPGTLTDENKPVEAKTPKTTNTSITPKKTPKTTQKTPKKVPGTPADEIKPVEAKTPKTTNTSITPKKTPKTTQKTPKKVPGTPADENKPVEAKTPKTTNTSITPKKTPKTTQKTPKKVPVTTADENKPVEAKTPKTTDSSIIPKKTPKKAFGAPTDENKPVEAKTPKSTNTSVTPKKTPKATQKTPKKVPDAPAEEDKPVEAAKIPKTPEAKTGKTKTPKSTKRKDENSNTGGEQPVAANGTTPLKRTVEEPQAKELFKKLKIEQTTTPKKTAKTPGTPSASSASDQVNEETVETKIPKAAKTPKTPKTPKAPKTPKTPKTPKTPKAKIDGTKTPKSAKRKAGAPLGQSDGSAALRTPVLDGTPLKENLKKLKVDPTELATTPVKTPRKAIKKTPKVDEGSTTPLRKSSRTGKNNMS; from the exons ATGAAGGTCATAAATGGTGCCAAACCAAAACCTAAatttatgaagaagaagaagcctaAGGTGAAAAAAGTTCCCAAAGTACAGGAGAGCCTG GAAGCCGAATCAGGAGTTGTCTTTATATCTCACCTCCCACATGGATTTTATGATAGGGAACTAAAGGCATTCTTCTCACAGTTTGGAAAACTGTCAAGGGTGTCTGTGCCACGGAGTGAAAGt ACTGGTACAGTGTGTGGTTATGGCTATCTGGAGTTCCATGTCCCAGATGTTGCAAAAATTGCAGCAAAAACAATGAATGGTTATTTGGTTAAAGGAAAGATTTTAAAAT GTGAGTATGTACCtaaagaaagagtaagtgagaagATGTttccaaaacaaatatataatggcCACAATTGTCCAAAAGCAAAGCGGAGGGAGGAAGCAATTcaaaag atGAATAGAGTTCTCAGTCAAGACGAGAAGGACAAGAAGATGAAGCGGTTAAAAAAGAACTATGCAAAAAAGTTAAGGGACCTAGGAAAAGAAGGTGTTATTGTTGCCTTGAATGGAATGCCAAATCATAAACAAATGCTG AAAAGGATAAAACAAGAAGTT ATGGATCCAGAACTGAAGGAT aGTGGGCCACGGACTGAGAAC atatacttgGAGCGGATAGACTGGTTTGAAAAGAAGTTCCAGGAAGTGATAGACTCCGGGGATAAGCTTGACTTTGAAATAAAGACTGCTGAAGTG aggaagataagagacaaAGCT CTGGTGGAAGCTCTCAGTCCGGAGCAAATGGAGACATTAAAGAAACAGATTAGTTCCTATAAGAAGCAAATGAAGATACTGCAAGCAGAAGGCAAGATCAGAGGG gACATAATCATTGATGATGTTGAAGAGACGAAAAGGGCAGAAACTGAAGAATCCGAAactgaggaagcagaagaagaattgGATAGTGAATCTGAGGTAGATGATGAGGAG agtgAGCTAGGAGAAGAAAAT gttcctccccttcctgaaaagagaaaaaggaagagggcaaTGAAGACAAAGGAATCCAAGGCGGAGACTTCAGTAAAGAAGGCTCAGAGCAAGGGAGGCAACATTAGCGTAACTGCAACTAAGGCAGAAATCAAGAAG AACGAACccctaaaaggaaagaaaaagaaggcctcaaaaggaaagaaaaagaagggcaagaaaacaaagaaagcctTGAATGGCACACTTGAGGAAGAAAACGAGACG aAACAGGATGCCATTGTAGTAGAAGTTGATGGAAGTGATGATGAAATAGCATTCAAAACTCCTCCAAATATGGTGAAGAAATTTGTCAAGATTACTCCATCATCACCTGCAAATAAAATCCATACACCTGAAGGAAAGAGCACAGCCACTGAGCAGTCCCTTGTGAAGAGTCTCTTTAGCAAAAAGAAAGGCCTGCCATCTACACCAAACAAAGCTGAAGATATACTTCAGGCTGTTACTCCCCAAACTGTCAAGTTGACACCAGGAGCCAAAAAactggggaagaaaaggaaggcggAAGAAATTACACCCTCTGATACTAAGGAAGAACCCACAGCTATTCTGAagaaaacacccaagaagaaTGCAAAGACTCCCTGTACCCCATCTGCATCATCAGCCTTAGATCAAGTAACAGAAGAACCAGTCTCTGCAACAGCAACATCTGTTGGGGAGAATGAATCAGTTGAGGCAAAGACTCCAAAAACAACTAAAACTTCAGTAACTCCTAAGAAAACTCCAAAAGCTTCTCAGAAAACTCCCAAAAAGGTTCCTGGTACACTGACTGATGAAAACAAACCAGTTGAGGCAAAAACTCCTAAAACAACTAATACTTCAATAACTCCTAAGAAGACACCTAAAACTACACAGAAAACGCCCAAAAAGGTTCCTGGTACACCAGCAGATGAAATCAAACCAGTCGAGGCAAAAACTCCTAAAACAACTAATACTTCAATAACTCCTAAGAAGACACCTAAAACTACTCAGAAAACGCCCAAAAAGGTTCCTGGTACACCAGCAGATGAAAACAAACCAGTCGAGGCAAAAACTCCTAAAACAACTAATACTTCAATAACTCCTAAGAAGACACCTAAAACTACACAGAAAACGCCCAAAAAGGTTCCTGTTACAACTGCTGATGAAAACAAACCAGTCGAGGCAAAAACTCCTAAAACAACTGATTCTTCAATAATTCCGAAGAAAACTCCTAAAAAGGCTTTTGGTGCACCAACTGATGAAAACAAACCAGTTGAGGCAAAAACTCCTAAATCAACTAACACTTCAGTAACTCCTAAGAAAACTCCAAAAGCTACTCAGAAAACTCCCAAAAAGGTTCCTGATGCACCAGCTGAAGAAGACAAACCAGTTGAGGCAGCAAAAATTCCTAAAACCCCTGAAGCAAAGACAGGTAAGACAAAAACACCAAaatcaacaaaaagaaaagacgaaaatagtAATACAGGAGGAGAACAACCTGTTGCTGCTAATGGCACGACTCCACTCAAAAGAACAGTAGAAGAACCTCAGGCAAAAGAACTCTTTAAGAAATTAAAGATAGAACAAACCACAACTCCCAAGAAAACTGCAAAGACACCTGGTACTCCATCTGCATCATCAGCATCAGATCAAGTAAATGAAGAAACTGTTGAGACAAAGATTCCCAAGGCAGCAAAAACTCCCAAAACTCCCAAAACTCCAAAGGCTCCAAAAACTCCCAAAACTCCCAAAACTCCCAAAACTCCAAAGGCAAAGATAGATGGTACAAAGACACCAAAATCTGCAAAAAGAAAGGCAGGTGCTCCATTAGGTCAAAGTGATGGTTCAGCAGCATTACGTACACCTGTACTTGACGGAACTCCACTCAAAGAAAATCTCAAGAAACTAAAAGTAGATCCCACAGAATTGGCTACAACTCCAGTAAAAACTCCTAGGAAGGCCATTAAGAAGACCCCCAAAGTAGATGAAGGCTCAACAACTCCTCTTCGAAAGTCCAGTAGAACTGGTAAGAATAATATGTCTTAA
- the LOC125036364 gene encoding proteoglycan 4-like isoform X2, whose amino-acid sequence MKVINGAKPKPKFMKKKKPKVKKVPKVQESLEAESGVVFISHLPHGFYDRELKAFFSQFGKLSRVSVPRSESTGTVCGYGYLEFHVPDVAKIAAKTMNGYLVKGKILKCEYVPKERVSEKMFPKQIYNGHNCPKAKRREEAIQKMNRVLSQDEKDKKMKRLKKNYAKKLRDLGKEGVIVALNGMPNHKQMLKRIKQEVMDPELKDSGPRTENIYLERIDWFEKKFQEVIDSGDKLDFEIKTAEVRKIRDKALVEALSPEQMETLKKQISSYKKQMKILQAEGKIRGDIIIDDVEETKRAETEESETEEAEEELDSESEVDDEEVPPLPEKRKRKRAMKTKESKAETSVKKAQSKGGNISVTATKAEIKKNEPLKGKKKKASKGKKKKGKKTKKALNGTLEEENETKQDAIVVEVDGSDDEIAFKTPPNMVKKFVKITPSSPANKIHTPEGKSTATEQSLVKSLFSKKKGLPSTPNKAEDILQAVTPQTVKLTPGAKKLGKKRKAEEITPSDTKEEPTAILKKTPKKNAKTPCTPSASSALDQVTEEPVSATATSVGENESVEAKTPKTTKTSVTPKKTPKASQKTPKKVPGTLTDENKPVEAKTPKTTNTSITPKKTPKTTQKTPKKVPGTPADEIKPVEAKTPKTTNTSITPKKTPKTTQKTPKKVPGTPADENKPVEAKTPKTTNTSITPKKTPKTTQKTPKKVPVTTADENKPVEAKTPKTTDSSIIPKKTPKKAFGAPTDENKPVEAKTPKSTNTSVTPKKTPKATQKTPKKVPDAPAEEDKPVEAAKIPKTPEAKTGKTKTPKSTKRKDENSNTGGEQPVAANGTTPLKRTVEEPQAKELFKKLKIEQTTTPKKTAKTPGTPSASSASDQVNEETVETKIPKAAKTPKTPKTPKAPKTPKTPKTPKTPKAKIDGTKTPKSAKRKAGAPLGQSDGSAALRTPVLDGTPLKENLKKLKVDPTELATTPVKTPRKAIKKTPKVDEGSTTPLRKSSRTGKNNMS is encoded by the exons ATGAAGGTCATAAATGGTGCCAAACCAAAACCTAAatttatgaagaagaagaagcctaAGGTGAAAAAAGTTCCCAAAGTACAGGAGAGCCTG GAAGCCGAATCAGGAGTTGTCTTTATATCTCACCTCCCACATGGATTTTATGATAGGGAACTAAAGGCATTCTTCTCACAGTTTGGAAAACTGTCAAGGGTGTCTGTGCCACGGAGTGAAAGt ACTGGTACAGTGTGTGGTTATGGCTATCTGGAGTTCCATGTCCCAGATGTTGCAAAAATTGCAGCAAAAACAATGAATGGTTATTTGGTTAAAGGAAAGATTTTAAAAT GTGAGTATGTACCtaaagaaagagtaagtgagaagATGTttccaaaacaaatatataatggcCACAATTGTCCAAAAGCAAAGCGGAGGGAGGAAGCAATTcaaaag atGAATAGAGTTCTCAGTCAAGACGAGAAGGACAAGAAGATGAAGCGGTTAAAAAAGAACTATGCAAAAAAGTTAAGGGACCTAGGAAAAGAAGGTGTTATTGTTGCCTTGAATGGAATGCCAAATCATAAACAAATGCTG AAAAGGATAAAACAAGAAGTT ATGGATCCAGAACTGAAGGAT aGTGGGCCACGGACTGAGAAC atatacttgGAGCGGATAGACTGGTTTGAAAAGAAGTTCCAGGAAGTGATAGACTCCGGGGATAAGCTTGACTTTGAAATAAAGACTGCTGAAGTG aggaagataagagacaaAGCT CTGGTGGAAGCTCTCAGTCCGGAGCAAATGGAGACATTAAAGAAACAGATTAGTTCCTATAAGAAGCAAATGAAGATACTGCAAGCAGAAGGCAAGATCAGAGGG gACATAATCATTGATGATGTTGAAGAGACGAAAAGGGCAGAAACTGAAGAATCCGAAactgaggaagcagaagaagaattgGATAGTGAATCTGAGGTAGATGATGAGGAG gttcctccccttcctgaaaagagaaaaaggaagagggcaaTGAAGACAAAGGAATCCAAGGCGGAGACTTCAGTAAAGAAGGCTCAGAGCAAGGGAGGCAACATTAGCGTAACTGCAACTAAGGCAGAAATCAAGAAG AACGAACccctaaaaggaaagaaaaagaaggcctcaaaaggaaagaaaaagaagggcaagaaaacaaagaaagcctTGAATGGCACACTTGAGGAAGAAAACGAGACG aAACAGGATGCCATTGTAGTAGAAGTTGATGGAAGTGATGATGAAATAGCATTCAAAACTCCTCCAAATATGGTGAAGAAATTTGTCAAGATTACTCCATCATCACCTGCAAATAAAATCCATACACCTGAAGGAAAGAGCACAGCCACTGAGCAGTCCCTTGTGAAGAGTCTCTTTAGCAAAAAGAAAGGCCTGCCATCTACACCAAACAAAGCTGAAGATATACTTCAGGCTGTTACTCCCCAAACTGTCAAGTTGACACCAGGAGCCAAAAAactggggaagaaaaggaaggcggAAGAAATTACACCCTCTGATACTAAGGAAGAACCCACAGCTATTCTGAagaaaacacccaagaagaaTGCAAAGACTCCCTGTACCCCATCTGCATCATCAGCCTTAGATCAAGTAACAGAAGAACCAGTCTCTGCAACAGCAACATCTGTTGGGGAGAATGAATCAGTTGAGGCAAAGACTCCAAAAACAACTAAAACTTCAGTAACTCCTAAGAAAACTCCAAAAGCTTCTCAGAAAACTCCCAAAAAGGTTCCTGGTACACTGACTGATGAAAACAAACCAGTTGAGGCAAAAACTCCTAAAACAACTAATACTTCAATAACTCCTAAGAAGACACCTAAAACTACACAGAAAACGCCCAAAAAGGTTCCTGGTACACCAGCAGATGAAATCAAACCAGTCGAGGCAAAAACTCCTAAAACAACTAATACTTCAATAACTCCTAAGAAGACACCTAAAACTACTCAGAAAACGCCCAAAAAGGTTCCTGGTACACCAGCAGATGAAAACAAACCAGTCGAGGCAAAAACTCCTAAAACAACTAATACTTCAATAACTCCTAAGAAGACACCTAAAACTACACAGAAAACGCCCAAAAAGGTTCCTGTTACAACTGCTGATGAAAACAAACCAGTCGAGGCAAAAACTCCTAAAACAACTGATTCTTCAATAATTCCGAAGAAAACTCCTAAAAAGGCTTTTGGTGCACCAACTGATGAAAACAAACCAGTTGAGGCAAAAACTCCTAAATCAACTAACACTTCAGTAACTCCTAAGAAAACTCCAAAAGCTACTCAGAAAACTCCCAAAAAGGTTCCTGATGCACCAGCTGAAGAAGACAAACCAGTTGAGGCAGCAAAAATTCCTAAAACCCCTGAAGCAAAGACAGGTAAGACAAAAACACCAAaatcaacaaaaagaaaagacgaaaatagtAATACAGGAGGAGAACAACCTGTTGCTGCTAATGGCACGACTCCACTCAAAAGAACAGTAGAAGAACCTCAGGCAAAAGAACTCTTTAAGAAATTAAAGATAGAACAAACCACAACTCCCAAGAAAACTGCAAAGACACCTGGTACTCCATCTGCATCATCAGCATCAGATCAAGTAAATGAAGAAACTGTTGAGACAAAGATTCCCAAGGCAGCAAAAACTCCCAAAACTCCCAAAACTCCAAAGGCTCCAAAAACTCCCAAAACTCCCAAAACTCCCAAAACTCCAAAGGCAAAGATAGATGGTACAAAGACACCAAAATCTGCAAAAAGAAAGGCAGGTGCTCCATTAGGTCAAAGTGATGGTTCAGCAGCATTACGTACACCTGTACTTGACGGAACTCCACTCAAAGAAAATCTCAAGAAACTAAAAGTAGATCCCACAGAATTGGCTACAACTCCAGTAAAAACTCCTAGGAAGGCCATTAAGAAGACCCCCAAAGTAGATGAAGGCTCAACAACTCCTCTTCGAAAGTCCAGTAGAACTGGTAAGAATAATATGTCTTAA